In one window of Streptomyces sp. NBC_01224 DNA:
- a CDS encoding multicopper oxidase family protein: MATRRQFIKAGLVGGTCLFIPAGSAAARAWPGVPSRVLDPTHVEKYVTELAVPPVMPWAERDEAGRVDHYTIGVRQLRQQILPAGMPATTVWGYGSTRHPGSFSYPACTVEATFGRAIRVTWVNELIDRHGNHLPHLLPVDPTLHWANPQGGISRRDTRPAFASTPGPYTGPVPIVTHLHGGHNTQESDGYPEAWYLPRASDIADGYARTGSFYEQFRKIFENQFDVAWGPGTAIFQYANQERAATSWFHDHALGVTRLNVYAGLAGFYLLRGGPADLPDGVLPGPAPKLGDPPGKHYYEIPVVIQDRSFSTDGSLFYPASRASFDHFTGPYIPGSDISPIWNPEFFGNTMVTNGRTWPALSVEPRRYRLRFLNGCNARFLILKIVTDPMAPRPADPVLPFWQIGSEGGFLPAPVQRDQLLTAPAERADVVVDFTSIPVGTDLYLINEGPDEPFRGGRAGTDFRPAAPGTTGQVMKFTVARPLATPDRTVPPAHLTLPPFEPLGPASHTRQISLQEQNSAVLRGVGPRVVMLGTVDRHGNPTPMGWGDPITENPALGATEIWEIHNSTKDAHPIHIHEVQFQVVDRQSTGHSARPPEPGESGFKDTVIAYPHAITRVKATFDRAGQYVWHCHMLEHEDNEMMRPYRVGPR; encoded by the coding sequence ATGGCCACAAGGCGACAATTCATCAAGGCCGGCCTCGTCGGCGGAACGTGCCTCTTCATCCCGGCCGGGTCTGCCGCCGCGCGGGCCTGGCCGGGGGTCCCCAGCCGCGTCCTGGACCCGACGCACGTCGAGAAGTACGTCACCGAGCTCGCCGTCCCGCCGGTCATGCCCTGGGCCGAGAGGGACGAGGCAGGACGCGTCGACCACTACACGATCGGTGTTCGGCAGTTGCGGCAGCAGATCCTGCCAGCCGGTATGCCGGCCACAACGGTGTGGGGATACGGGTCGACCCGGCATCCGGGAAGCTTCTCCTATCCTGCATGCACCGTCGAGGCGACCTTCGGCAGGGCCATACGGGTCACGTGGGTGAACGAGCTGATCGACCGCCACGGCAATCATCTGCCGCACCTGCTGCCGGTAGACCCCACACTGCACTGGGCCAACCCCCAAGGCGGCATTTCACGGCGCGATACGCGGCCGGCCTTCGCCTCGACACCCGGCCCCTATACCGGGCCCGTGCCGATCGTGACCCACCTGCACGGTGGGCACAACACGCAGGAGAGCGACGGCTACCCCGAGGCGTGGTATCTACCCCGCGCTTCCGACATCGCCGACGGATACGCACGGACGGGCTCCTTCTATGAACAGTTCAGGAAAATATTCGAGAACCAGTTCGATGTAGCTTGGGGGCCTGGAACCGCCATATTCCAGTACGCCAATCAGGAGCGTGCCGCCACCTCCTGGTTCCATGACCATGCCCTGGGGGTCACTCGGCTGAACGTCTACGCGGGGCTGGCGGGCTTCTACCTCCTGCGCGGCGGGCCCGCCGACCTCCCGGACGGTGTGCTTCCGGGGCCGGCGCCGAAACTGGGTGACCCCCCGGGAAAGCACTACTACGAGATCCCGGTCGTCATCCAGGACCGGTCGTTCTCCACCGACGGCAGCCTGTTCTACCCGGCGAGCCGCGCATCCTTCGACCACTTCACCGGACCCTACATCCCCGGCAGTGACATCTCCCCCATCTGGAACCCGGAGTTCTTCGGCAACACGATGGTGACCAACGGCCGTACCTGGCCCGCTCTCTCCGTCGAGCCGCGCCGCTACCGCCTGCGGTTCCTCAACGGCTGCAACGCACGCTTCCTGATCCTGAAGATCGTCACCGACCCGATGGCCCCTCGTCCCGCAGACCCGGTGCTCCCCTTCTGGCAGATCGGTTCGGAGGGAGGCTTTCTGCCCGCACCCGTGCAGCGCGACCAACTGCTCACCGCCCCCGCCGAACGCGCCGACGTCGTCGTCGACTTCACCTCGATCCCGGTCGGAACTGATCTGTACCTCATCAACGAGGGCCCCGACGAGCCGTTCAGGGGCGGGAGGGCGGGCACGGACTTCCGGCCGGCGGCCCCCGGGACCACCGGACAGGTCATGAAATTCACGGTGGCACGACCGCTCGCCACACCGGACAGGACCGTACCCCCAGCCCACCTCACCCTTCCGCCGTTCGAACCTCTGGGTCCAGCGAGCCACACGCGGCAGATCTCCCTGCAGGAGCAGAACTCCGCGGTCCTGCGGGGCGTGGGTCCCCGCGTGGTGATGCTCGGCACCGTGGACCGGCACGGAAACCCGACCCCCATGGGATGGGGCGATCCCATCACGGAGAACCCGGCACTCGGGGCGACCGAGATCTGGGAAATACACAACTCCACCAAAGATGCCCACCCGATCCACATCCACGAGGTTCAGTTCCAGGTCGTCGACCGGCAGAGCACCGGGCACAGCGCAAGACCTCCGGAGCCCGGGGAGAGCGGTTTCAAGGACACGGTGATCGCCTATCCGCACGCCATCACCCGGGTCAAGGCCACCTTCGACCGGGCGGGACAATACGTGTGGCACTGCCACATGCTGGAACACGAGGACAACGAGATGATGCGGCCCTACCGTGTCGGCCCTCGCTGA
- a CDS encoding CBS domain-containing protein, which produces MAAFRYTVSDVMTHTAVAIGREASYKEIVELMHQWKVSAVPVLEGEGRVVGVVSEADLLPKEEFRQDEPKLPGQLEEASKAGAVLAEELMSSPAVTVHPDATLAEAARIMARKRVKRLPVVNDLGMLEGVVSRSDLLKVFLRPDKEIEEEIRSAVVAELSPPDRVEFSVLDGVVTLRGPLRNRSLVPLLARAIRAVEGVVDVRMELG; this is translated from the coding sequence ATGGCTGCATTCCGGTACACCGTCAGCGACGTCATGACCCACACTGCTGTGGCCATCGGCCGCGAGGCCTCGTACAAGGAGATCGTCGAGCTGATGCATCAGTGGAAAGTCAGCGCCGTGCCGGTCCTCGAAGGCGAGGGTCGCGTCGTCGGGGTCGTGTCCGAGGCGGACCTGCTGCCCAAGGAGGAGTTCCGGCAGGACGAGCCGAAGCTGCCCGGCCAACTGGAGGAGGCGTCCAAAGCCGGCGCCGTGCTGGCCGAGGAGCTGATGTCGAGTCCGGCCGTCACCGTCCACCCCGACGCCACGCTCGCCGAGGCCGCCCGCATCATGGCGCGCAAACGAGTGAAACGACTGCCCGTCGTGAACGATCTCGGCATGCTGGAGGGCGTCGTGAGCCGCAGCGACCTGTTGAAGGTGTTCCTGCGCCCGGACAAGGAGATCGAGGAGGAGATCCGATCCGCTGTTGTCGCCGAACTCTCTCCCCCGGACCGGGTGGAGTTCTCTGTGCTGGATGGTGTCGTCACCCTGCGGGGACCTCTCCGGAACCGTTCCCTGGTGCCACTTCTGGCTCGGGCCATTCGCGCGGTCGAAGGCGTCGTGGACGTGCGCATGGAGCTTGGCTGA
- a CDS encoding nicotinate phosphoribosyltransferase, whose translation MSNATSTDLYEVTMAQSYLNEGMTRSATFSLFVRILPPDRGFLVCAGLDSVLDFLSAYRVDADDVDVFASVLGRQSDDLAPLLGLEFRGEVRAVPEGHIVLAGEPLLEITAPLPQAQLVETYVLNQLNHQTSIASKCARCVLAADGHPVVDFSLRRTHGIEAGHQAARLGAMVGFAGTSNVAAAHSEGLTAVGTMAHSYIEAFGTEEDAFRAFARSHPGPVTLLVDTYDTVRGVATAARVLRDLGLGPGCAIRLDSGDLGALAVQARTILDAAGLRKTRIVASGGLDEFSVDSLVRSEAPIDTYAVGTRIGVCADAPYLDSAYKLVEYDSRPVMKLSSAKVTAPGRKQVFRRPGYADLIALVDEQPPPDGVPLLESVMREGRRVSERAELDTVRQRFMTDLAALPPGARTIRAPTVPKAELSRRLSSLTADVRRYIERNLLGGTHEAF comes from the coding sequence ATGTCGAATGCAACGAGCACCGACCTCTACGAGGTCACGATGGCTCAGTCGTATCTGAACGAGGGCATGACACGTTCGGCGACGTTCAGTCTGTTCGTGCGCATTCTGCCGCCGGACCGAGGTTTCCTTGTCTGTGCCGGGCTGGATTCGGTCCTCGATTTCCTCTCCGCCTATCGTGTGGACGCAGATGACGTGGACGTCTTCGCCTCCGTGCTGGGACGACAGTCCGATGATCTGGCACCGCTGCTCGGCCTGGAATTCAGAGGCGAAGTCAGGGCAGTACCCGAAGGGCACATCGTGCTGGCCGGAGAACCCCTGCTGGAAATCACTGCACCCCTCCCGCAGGCCCAGCTCGTTGAAACCTACGTACTCAACCAGCTCAACCATCAGACCTCCATCGCCTCCAAATGTGCCCGGTGCGTCCTGGCCGCGGACGGACACCCGGTCGTGGACTTCTCCCTGCGCCGCACTCATGGCATCGAAGCCGGACACCAGGCCGCCCGGCTGGGTGCCATGGTCGGCTTCGCCGGAACCAGCAATGTGGCGGCGGCTCACTCCGAGGGCCTGACCGCTGTCGGCACGATGGCCCACTCGTACATCGAAGCGTTCGGTACCGAGGAGGACGCGTTCCGGGCCTTCGCCCGGTCCCATCCGGGCCCGGTGACGCTTCTCGTGGACACCTACGACACCGTGCGAGGTGTGGCGACAGCGGCGCGTGTACTGCGCGATCTGGGCCTCGGCCCGGGGTGCGCCATCCGGCTCGACAGCGGTGACCTCGGAGCCCTGGCCGTGCAGGCGCGGACCATCCTCGATGCTGCCGGCCTCCGGAAGACACGGATTGTGGCGAGCGGTGGTCTCGACGAGTTCTCCGTTGACAGCCTGGTCCGCTCCGAAGCGCCCATCGATACGTACGCGGTCGGCACCCGGATCGGCGTCTGTGCAGATGCCCCCTACCTGGATTCCGCATACAAGTTGGTCGAGTACGACAGCCGGCCCGTGATGAAACTGTCCTCGGCCAAGGTGACGGCGCCGGGGCGCAAGCAGGTGTTCCGTAGACCGGGATACGCGGATCTCATAGCTCTCGTCGACGAGCAGCCGCCGCCGGATGGCGTCCCGCTGCTGGAGTCGGTCATGCGGGAGGGGCGACGCGTTTCAGAACGTGCAGAGCTGGACACGGTCCGGCAAAGGTTCATGACCGACCTCGCCGCACTGCCACCCGGGGCCCGCACCATAAGGGCGCCCACCGTGCCAAAAGCGGAACTCTCACGACGCCTCAGCTCACTCACCGCGGATGTCCGCCGGTACATCGAAAGGAATCTGCTGGGGGGCACTCACGAAGCCTTCTGA
- a CDS encoding universal stress protein — MRPDRPDNGGGRTFRIRAEPVLTNVSGNRREERRRSGSPSTRLGRGAATWNAVHAWRCPSHDRADHPRTAGEPHLYCKERAATLTDEAVAESVRDHPTVRPHSAAVEGTAAKVPVQRSAAADLIVVGAHRRRSHLGLQLGRVAHTLLHHADCPVAVVPLAARSCETPRLTS, encoded by the coding sequence GTGCGTCCGGACCGGCCGGACAACGGTGGGGGCCGAACGTTCCGTATCCGGGCCGAACCGGTCCTCACAAACGTATCGGGGAACCGGAGAGAGGAGCGGCGGCGATCGGGTTCGCCTTCCACGAGGCTCGGGCGAGGGGCTGCGACCTGGAATGCCGTACATGCCTGGCGCTGTCCCTCGCACGACCGCGCCGATCATCCGCGGACTGCCGGTGAGCCGCACCTCTACTGCAAGGAACGTGCGGCGACCCTGACCGACGAAGCGGTGGCCGAGTCCGTACGCGATCACCCGACGGTCCGGCCGCACTCGGCGGCGGTCGAGGGAACGGCCGCAAAAGTGCCGGTCCAGCGTTCGGCCGCTGCAGACCTGATCGTTGTCGGAGCGCATCGCCGCCGCAGCCACCTCGGACTCCAACTCGGCCGAGTTGCCCATACCCTGCTCCACCACGCCGACTGTCCGGTGGCTGTCGTACCTCTGGCGGCTCGTTCGTGCGAGACCCCTCGCCTCACTTCCTGA
- the ppk2 gene encoding polyphosphate kinase 2: protein MSDDKGSGQPGKLQRSLYERELYRLQTELVKLQEWVRAEGARLVVVFEGRDAAGKGSTIKRVTEHLNPRVARIVALPRPTERERGQWYFQRYVEHLPAAGEVVLLDRSWYNRAGVERVMGFCTMEEHQRFLRQCPIFERMLVEDGILLRKYWFSVSDAVQEERFRRRLQDPTRRWKLSPMDLESITRWEAYSRAKDDMFVHTDISEAPWYVVESDDKRRARLNMIAHLLSTVPYEAVAPPLIELPPRPPATGYQRPPRDLQTYVPDHASQLRK from the coding sequence ATGTCGGACGACAAAGGCTCGGGCCAGCCCGGAAAGCTGCAGCGCTCGCTGTACGAGCGGGAGCTGTACCGGCTCCAGACCGAGCTCGTGAAGCTCCAGGAGTGGGTACGCGCGGAAGGCGCACGGCTCGTCGTGGTGTTCGAGGGACGTGACGCGGCGGGCAAGGGGAGCACGATCAAACGGGTCACCGAACACCTCAATCCCCGAGTGGCACGTATCGTCGCTCTGCCGCGGCCCACCGAGCGCGAGCGCGGCCAGTGGTATTTCCAGCGCTATGTCGAGCATCTTCCAGCCGCGGGGGAAGTGGTCCTGCTCGACCGGAGCTGGTACAACCGCGCCGGCGTCGAGCGCGTCATGGGTTTTTGCACCATGGAGGAACACCAGCGGTTCCTTCGCCAGTGCCCGATCTTCGAGCGGATGCTGGTGGAGGACGGCATTCTGTTGCGCAAATACTGGTTCTCGGTGAGTGACGCGGTGCAGGAGGAGCGGTTCCGACGCCGACTGCAGGATCCCACCCGCCGGTGGAAACTCTCGCCGATGGACCTGGAATCGATCACCCGCTGGGAGGCCTATTCACGGGCGAAGGACGACATGTTCGTCCATACCGACATCTCGGAGGCTCCGTGGTACGTCGTCGAGAGCGACGACAAGCGCCGGGCCCGCCTGAACATGATCGCCCATCTCCTGTCGACCGTGCCGTACGAGGCAGTCGCTCCGCCGTTGATCGAACTGCCTCCGCGGCCTCCGGCCACCGGGTACCAACGACCGCCGAGAGACCTTCAGACGTACGTCCCCGACCACGCGTCGCAACTCAGGAAGTGA
- a CDS encoding pyridoxamine 5'-phosphate oxidase family protein: MRAHLGDRLVVESPATGASRRDGEIVGLHHEDGTPPYDVHWSDTDQVTLVFPGPDAHIRHLEHRPGRSREPSRPGMAEAGDESAGVRLDGAPNPGDIGRRVAMERERQGLSRAETARRARMAPDYLAYLEQRPADPSPASLISLADALGTTAAALRGGGIDLPPGRGQALLHPRLQDLDPDECRARLSTHGVGRIAVSTPDGPAVFPVNYEVIDDTIAFRTAPDSVPATAGGTDVAFEVDHVDEAMSQGWSVLAVGPARIVTEPDALRQLADRAHTTPWAGGERNTWVSIRPTRLTGRRISPADE; encoded by the coding sequence ATGCGAGCTCACCTCGGCGATCGGCTTGTTGTCGAAAGCCCGGCCACCGGCGCCAGCAGGCGCGACGGCGAGATTGTCGGACTCCACCATGAGGACGGAACCCCTCCCTACGACGTGCACTGGTCGGATACCGACCAGGTGACGCTCGTGTTCCCCGGGCCCGACGCCCATATCCGGCACCTTGAGCACCGGCCCGGCAGATCCCGCGAGCCGTCCCGGCCGGGCATGGCCGAGGCCGGGGACGAGTCCGCCGGGGTCCGGCTCGATGGGGCACCCAACCCCGGCGACATCGGCCGGCGCGTAGCCATGGAGCGCGAGCGACAGGGGCTCAGCCGCGCAGAAACAGCCCGCCGCGCCAGAATGGCGCCGGACTACCTGGCCTACCTCGAACAACGGCCTGCTGACCCGAGTCCGGCAAGTCTCATCAGCCTGGCCGACGCACTCGGCACCACCGCCGCAGCCCTGCGCGGAGGCGGCATTGATCTGCCACCCGGCCGGGGCCAGGCGCTCCTGCACCCCCGGCTGCAGGACCTGGACCCCGACGAATGCCGCGCCCGGCTCTCCACACACGGCGTAGGACGCATCGCGGTGTCGACACCCGATGGCCCAGCGGTCTTTCCAGTGAACTACGAAGTCATCGATGACACGATCGCTTTCCGGACCGCGCCCGACTCGGTGCCTGCGACAGCCGGGGGAACAGATGTCGCATTCGAGGTCGACCACGTGGACGAGGCCATGAGCCAGGGCTGGAGCGTGCTTGCCGTAGGCCCTGCGCGGATCGTTACAGAGCCCGACGCACTGCGGCAGCTTGCCGACCGCGCCCATACCACGCCCTGGGCAGGGGGCGAACGCAACACATGGGTGTCGATCCGGCCCACGCGCCTCACAGGGCGGCGCATCAGTCCAGCCGATGAGTGA
- a CDS encoding CBS domain-containing protein translates to MHHRSVAELMTRDVVRARRDLPFKEIVKLLAENDVTAVPVVDELDRPMGVVSEADLLRKSSDQVDPSGRTPIPHLEAWERAKAEGARAEELMSAPAVCARPEWTVVEAARLMEVQNVKRLPVVDETDKLLGIVSRRDLLRVFLRRDDAIYEEINRDVLQRTMGLASSEVTVEVRQGEVVLSGSVEFKSLIPIIERLCRSVDGVVSVAERVAYRTDDIRTSRTGT, encoded by the coding sequence ATGCACCACCGATCGGTCGCAGAGCTCATGACCAGAGACGTCGTCCGGGCACGGCGTGACCTGCCGTTCAAAGAGATCGTCAAGCTGCTGGCAGAGAACGATGTCACAGCGGTACCCGTGGTCGATGAACTGGATCGGCCCATGGGTGTCGTGTCCGAGGCCGACCTGCTGCGCAAGTCTTCCGACCAGGTCGATCCGTCCGGCCGGACACCGATTCCGCATCTGGAGGCGTGGGAGCGGGCCAAGGCCGAGGGGGCCAGGGCCGAGGAACTGATGTCGGCTCCCGCGGTGTGCGCGCGTCCGGAGTGGACCGTGGTCGAGGCTGCCCGCCTCATGGAAGTGCAGAACGTCAAACGGCTGCCCGTCGTGGACGAGACGGACAAGTTGCTGGGCATCGTCAGCCGTCGTGACCTGCTGCGGGTCTTCCTGCGCCGTGACGACGCCATCTACGAGGAAATCAACCGGGACGTACTACAGCGGACGATGGGTCTGGCCTCCTCGGAGGTGACGGTCGAAGTGCGCCAGGGAGAGGTCGTCCTCAGCGGATCCGTCGAGTTCAAGAGCCTGATCCCCATCATCGAACGGCTGTGCCGGAGCGTCGACGGTGTGGTTTCCGTCGCTGAGCGTGTCGCCTACCGGACCGACGACATCCGGACCTCCCGCACCGGCACGTGA
- a CDS encoding carboxylesterase/lipase family protein, translated as MSEQSCSVEAAFRTTSGRVRGRGAGDGVTAVLGIPYAAAPFGACRFREPQPAPAWDGVRDCTAFGPIAPQSAELPGAPVWHPGDEDILTVNVWVPERADGGALPVFFWIHGGAYTFGSSAQADFDGTALARAGLVVVSCNYRVGFEGFGHVSGFPDNRGLLDQVAALCWVRENIAVFGGEPGNVTVAGHSAGGGSVACLMAMERTRGLFRRAVAHSVPNAFFAVELAVAVSERIAAEAGVAPTAEGLLSVSPEALVAASDKAAAHCGTDPVAAVHTFDPVIFQPVVDGEVLPADPLRMLASGTAREVDLLVCHTLEEYWFLHAVGAVREVTTEAELADFAEALHLPAHLGDGYCALMPDAQVLDRYLAIFGDAQFGEYTTRLAEHHARAGGRAYLARFARRREEARPWHTADIPFAFGNLDAVGADFLIGGAPDDHDRALSRRMLRSWAGFAATGDPGWPAVTADTTPVKSWAVPGDHLADDDTSGLRALWRDVRFDLLRPRQAAGHRSHGLSGA; from the coding sequence ATGAGTGAGCAATCATGCAGTGTTGAAGCAGCCTTTCGGACGACGAGCGGCCGTGTGCGGGGCAGAGGGGCCGGCGACGGCGTCACCGCCGTGCTCGGTATCCCGTACGCAGCCGCGCCTTTCGGCGCCTGCCGGTTCCGGGAGCCACAGCCGGCGCCGGCCTGGGACGGGGTCCGGGACTGCACGGCCTTCGGCCCCATCGCCCCGCAGTCGGCGGAGCTGCCCGGAGCGCCGGTGTGGCACCCCGGGGACGAGGACATCCTCACCGTCAATGTGTGGGTGCCGGAGCGTGCGGACGGCGGCGCGCTGCCGGTGTTCTTCTGGATACATGGCGGCGCCTACACGTTCGGCTCGTCCGCCCAGGCCGACTTCGACGGGACAGCCCTGGCACGCGCAGGGTTGGTCGTGGTCAGCTGCAACTACCGGGTGGGCTTCGAGGGCTTCGGGCATGTGTCCGGCTTTCCCGACAACCGCGGGCTGTTGGACCAGGTAGCCGCGCTGTGCTGGGTCCGGGAGAACATCGCGGTCTTCGGTGGCGAACCTGGGAACGTCACCGTCGCCGGGCACTCTGCCGGAGGAGGCTCGGTGGCCTGCCTGATGGCCATGGAGCGGACACGGGGGCTGTTCCGGCGGGCCGTCGCCCACAGCGTGCCCAATGCCTTCTTCGCAGTCGAGCTCGCAGTGGCGGTCAGCGAGCGGATCGCGGCGGAGGCTGGGGTTGCCCCGACAGCGGAGGGACTGCTGTCCGTGTCGCCCGAGGCGCTGGTGGCCGCCTCCGACAAGGCTGCCGCGCACTGCGGGACCGACCCCGTGGCAGCGGTCCACACCTTTGACCCGGTGATCTTTCAACCCGTCGTCGACGGCGAGGTACTGCCCGCGGATCCACTCCGTATGCTCGCCTCCGGGACGGCGCGGGAAGTGGACCTGCTGGTGTGCCACACGTTGGAGGAGTACTGGTTCCTCCACGCGGTGGGAGCCGTGCGGGAGGTCACCACCGAGGCGGAACTGGCGGACTTCGCCGAGGCCCTGCACCTCCCAGCCCATCTCGGGGACGGCTACTGTGCGTTGATGCCGGACGCCCAGGTACTCGACCGCTACCTCGCGATCTTCGGCGACGCGCAATTCGGCGAGTACACCACGCGCCTTGCCGAGCACCACGCGAGGGCCGGCGGCCGGGCGTACCTGGCCCGCTTCGCCCGCAGGCGCGAAGAGGCCAGGCCCTGGCACACCGCGGACATCCCCTTCGCCTTCGGTAACCTGGACGCCGTCGGCGCCGACTTCCTCATCGGCGGTGCCCCCGACGACCACGACCGCGCCCTGTCCCGCCGCATGCTCCGCTCCTGGGCCGGCTTTGCGGCCACCGGTGACCCGGGCTGGCCGGCGGTCACCGCCGACACCACGCCAGTAAAGTCCTGGGCCGTCCCCGGCGACCACCTGGCCGACGACGACACGTCCGGGCTCCGCGCCTTGTGGCGCGACGTCCGGTTCGACCTGCTGCGGCCCAGGCAGGCGGCCGGGCATCGTTCCCATGGACTTTCCGGCGCTTGA
- a CDS encoding CatB-related O-acetyltransferase, which produces MSPVPADPTVLHPMPEQPRVVLLKPLITSPLIEVGDFSYYDDPADPTTFETCNVLYHYGPEKLVIGKFCALGEGVRFIMNGANHRMDGPSTFPFPIMGGSWAEHFDLITGLAGRGDTVVGHDVWLGYRAMVMPGVRIGHGAIIASGSVVVDDVPDYGIVGGNPARLIRRRYSDADIDRLLALTWWDWPLQHITEHIRTIMSGSIDDLENVVAGYTGKARQDPSPRTAKGR; this is translated from the coding sequence ATGTCGCCTGTTCCTGCCGACCCGACCGTGCTGCATCCGATGCCCGAGCAGCCACGGGTGGTGCTGCTGAAACCTCTGATCACCTCGCCGCTGATCGAGGTCGGAGACTTCTCCTACTACGACGATCCCGCTGACCCGACCACCTTCGAGACCTGCAACGTGCTGTACCACTACGGGCCGGAAAAGCTGGTCATCGGGAAGTTCTGCGCGCTGGGCGAGGGCGTGCGGTTCATCATGAACGGCGCCAACCACCGCATGGACGGCCCCTCCACGTTCCCGTTCCCGATCATGGGCGGTTCCTGGGCCGAGCACTTCGACCTCATCACCGGCCTGGCCGGACGGGGGGACACCGTGGTGGGCCATGACGTCTGGCTCGGATACCGGGCCATGGTGATGCCCGGCGTCCGCATCGGTCACGGGGCGATCATCGCTTCCGGCTCCGTCGTCGTCGACGACGTCCCCGACTACGGCATCGTCGGCGGCAACCCCGCCCGTCTCATCCGCCGCCGCTACAGCGACGCCGACATCGACCGCCTCCTGGCCCTGACCTGGTGGGACTGGCCGCTCCAGCACATCACCGAACACATCCGCACGATCATGTCCGGCAGCATCGACGACCTGGAGAACGTGGTGGCCGGGTACACGGGAAAGGCACGTCAAGACCCATCGCCCCGCACTGCGAAGGGCCGTTGA
- a CDS encoding erythromycin esterase family protein, whose amino-acid sequence MPASSHPNPFADWLRAHAVPLTHLDREVPLDDLEPLRAIIGEARVVAIGENSHFINEFALMRERILRFLVERCGFTVLAFEYGFSEGFPLDAWTQGEGTDDDLSAHLDAAIPVGLDEPLRWIRGHSRTASPPVRFAGIDIPAAGGSLLPALTPVADYLRQIDPETLPAVRTATRIAESFAGGSGAAAAPAWARLAAAEQDTLSAVLARLLIRFRSVEPLYVSRSDQQSFDIALRRLEGACHADYTFRAMADLFAGKGLTADPSARDVYMAGSVLWHLERFEPGTRVVLAAHNAHIQKSPISFNGHLTGLPMGQHLHRVLGDEYFALGLTSITGHTADMRRDENTCFGFTIDNTPLEPPEPGSIEAAFGDAESGLNIADLRQPRQGARGNAGLASGPDRIRIQGAYMHTPVIEAFDAILNSPTSTVADDLEFT is encoded by the coding sequence ATGCCTGCTTCGTCCCACCCAAACCCGTTCGCCGACTGGCTTCGCGCCCATGCCGTCCCGCTCACCCACCTCGACCGTGAGGTGCCGCTCGATGACCTGGAGCCGCTGCGCGCCATCATCGGTGAAGCCCGCGTCGTAGCGATCGGCGAAAATTCCCACTTCATCAACGAGTTCGCGCTCATGCGGGAGCGCATCCTGCGGTTCCTGGTCGAACGCTGCGGTTTCACCGTTCTGGCCTTCGAATACGGCTTCAGCGAAGGCTTCCCCCTGGACGCGTGGACCCAGGGCGAGGGGACCGACGACGACCTGTCGGCCCATCTCGACGCGGCGATTCCTGTGGGACTCGATGAGCCGCTGCGCTGGATACGTGGGCACAGCCGCACAGCCTCACCACCGGTGCGCTTCGCCGGCATCGACATCCCGGCGGCCGGCGGGTCCTTGCTTCCCGCCCTGACCCCGGTCGCCGACTACCTGCGCCAGATCGATCCCGAAACCCTGCCGGCGGTCCGGACGGCGACGCGGATCGCCGAATCGTTCGCTGGTGGCTCCGGCGCCGCGGCCGCACCCGCGTGGGCGCGCCTGGCCGCCGCGGAACAGGACACCCTCAGCGCGGTCCTGGCGCGCCTGCTCATCCGGTTCCGCTCCGTCGAACCGCTGTACGTCTCCCGCAGCGACCAGCAGAGCTTCGACATCGCCTTGCGACGCCTTGAAGGCGCCTGCCACGCCGACTACACCTTTCGCGCCATGGCCGACCTCTTCGCCGGAAAGGGGCTGACCGCCGACCCCTCGGCCCGGGACGTCTACATGGCCGGGTCGGTCCTGTGGCACCTGGAGCGCTTCGAGCCCGGGACCCGCGTGGTGCTGGCGGCTCACAACGCCCACATCCAGAAATCACCGATCTCCTTCAACGGTCACCTCACGGGGCTCCCGATGGGACAGCACCTGCACCGCGTGCTCGGCGATGAGTACTTCGCCCTCGGCCTGACGAGCATCACCGGACACACCGCGGACATGCGCCGCGACGAGAACACATGCTTCGGTTTCACCATCGACAACACACCGCTGGAGCCGCCCGAGCCGGGAAGCATCGAAGCCGCCTTCGGCGATGCCGAGTCCGGGCTCAACATCGCCGATCTCCGCCAGCCACGCCAGGGTGCCCGGGGCAACGCGGGCCTTGCCTCCGGGCCGGACCGCATCCGGATACAAGGCGCCTACATGCACACCCCCGTCATCGAGGCGTTCGACGCCATCCTCAACTCCCCGACCTCCACCGTGGCCGACGACCTCGAATTCACATGA